A genomic segment from Gracilinanus agilis isolate LMUSP501 chromosome 1, AgileGrace, whole genome shotgun sequence encodes:
- the LOC123232376 gene encoding mas-related G-protein coupled receptor member X4-like, translating to MSVSPTPEQQDSVLNITVQMSTKSNLEPVAEAHQAFALFYVMEILSLVIALVGLVGNSIVLWLLGFRTQRSPFSVYVLNLAGSDALFLGSCFVLCMWDIVGDLKAPVQMLWIYILQLSHSVGLSLLTAISTEHCLSVLFPIWYQCHWPRHMCVTVCTVLWVLPGLFWGAVVALCFLHNLNVFYPDLHCVLFGWFVLLTCVLCVSSLTLVLWVQCSSQYQRPPQLYLLILLTVLVFLLFGLPFGIIHAIRMFSGSPIMPYGLPMLLTCVNRSTNPFIYFFLGSKWCRSGREPLRVVLQRALGEEQEEGFGARYTSHPNTLDKLS from the coding sequence ATGTCTGTGTCTCCCACACCTGAGCAGCAGGACTCTGTTCTTAACATCACAGTGCAGATGAGTACAAAATCGAATTTAGAGCCTGTGGCTGAGGCACATCAAGCATTTGCCCTATTCTACGTGATGGAGATCCTCTCTCTGGTCATTGCCCTGGTTGGGCTGGTGGGGAACAGCATCGTCCTGTGGCTCTTGGGCTTCCGCACCCAGAGGAGCCCCTTCTCTGTCTACGTCCTCAACCTGGCCGGGTCCGACGCCCTCTTCCTTGGTAGCTGCTTTGTATTGTGCATGTGGGATATTGTTGGAGATTTAAAGGCTCCTGTCCAGATGCTATGGATCTACATCCTACAATTGTCCCACAGTGTGGGCCTGAGCCTGCTGACTGCAATCAGCACTGAGCACTGTCTCTCTGTGCTCTTCCCCATCTGGTACCAATGTCACTGGCCCAGGCACATGTGTGTGACTGTGTGCACTGTTCTATGGGTTCTGCCAGGCCTGTTCTGGGGAGCAGTTGTGGCTCTTTGTTTCCTTCATAATCTCAACGTTTTCTACCCTGATCTGCACTGTGTCCTGTTCGGGTGGTTCGTCCTCCTCACCTGTGTGTTGTGTGTGTCCAGCCTGACCCTGGTTCTGTGGGTCCAGTGCAGCTCCCAGTACCAGAGGCCACCCCAGCTCTACCTCCTGATCCTGCTCACAGTCCTCGTGTTCCTGCTCTTTGGCCTGCCCTTTGGGATTATTCATGCAATTAGGATGTTCAGTGGCTCACCTATAATGCCTTATGGGCTCCCAATGCTCCTGACCTGTGTGAACAGAAGCACAAATCCTTTCATTTACTTTTTCCTGGGCAGCAAATGGTGCAGAAGTGGGAGGGAACCTCTCAGGGTGGTCCTCCAGAGGGCTCTGGGAGAGGAGCAGGAAGAGGGGTTTGGGGCAAGGTACACTTCCCACCCCAACACTCTGGATAAATTATCCTGA